The following proteins are co-located in the Alcaligenes faecalis genome:
- the gspN gene encoding type II secretion system protein N, whose amino-acid sequence MKKLAKIMAWALLVLCLLLAAVPFLPARMMLIWQPEQLPLRLETAHGSLASGQGLLVVGSGLLARTVPGPVRWRWRLTPWPQMELSHGWLDQPVRLQASLQGWRISGQSLTVPASLLGRLHPLLQTVQPQGQLQLRWPSQALAAESGALLELDWRNARSALAAQAELGDYQLAVNRKGQGVQLSLRTLAGDLTLAGQGQWGPDGGLFEGRAQAKQADDQRFNELLEALGPQRQGVTQWRIATTTSKQE is encoded by the coding sequence ATGAAAAAACTGGCCAAGATCATGGCCTGGGCCTTGCTGGTGCTGTGCCTGCTGCTGGCCGCCGTGCCCTTTCTACCCGCCCGCATGATGTTGATCTGGCAGCCGGAGCAATTACCGCTACGGCTGGAAACGGCACACGGCAGCCTGGCCTCCGGTCAAGGCTTGCTGGTAGTCGGTTCGGGGCTGCTGGCCCGCACCGTTCCCGGCCCTGTCCGCTGGCGCTGGCGTCTGACGCCCTGGCCGCAAATGGAATTGAGCCATGGCTGGCTGGATCAGCCTGTGCGTCTGCAAGCCAGCTTGCAAGGTTGGCGTATTTCGGGTCAAAGCCTGACGGTTCCAGCCTCACTGTTAGGGCGCTTGCATCCCTTGCTGCAGACCGTGCAACCGCAAGGGCAGTTACAACTGCGCTGGCCCAGTCAGGCGTTGGCCGCTGAAAGTGGCGCTTTGCTGGAGCTGGATTGGCGCAATGCGCGCTCGGCTTTGGCAGCCCAAGCCGAGCTGGGCGATTACCAGTTGGCTGTCAACCGCAAGGGCCAGGGCGTGCAGCTTAGCCTGCGAACCCTGGCGGGGGACTTGACCTTGGCAGGGCAAGGTCAGTGGGGGCCGGATGGCGGGCTATTTGAAGGACGTGCCCAAGCAAAACAGGCCGATGATCAACGATTCAACGAGTTATTAGAGGCCTTGGGGCCTCAGCGTCAGGGTGTGACCCAATGGCGAATAGCCACAACGACTAGCAAGCAGGAATAA
- the gspM gene encoding type II secretion system protein GspM codes for MSKFTALQPVWLTVQSKLALARQYWQALGRRDQLALSVLGALLVLMFLWLLLLRPAIRDLALAKQELPRLQYEMAQLQTVLSQIQVLDKELVAPVDAQGQDKALQRSLQTLGTQCQTEASPAEQRVLVCQAVAAPALMDWLMHAPRVLGFAVQEVSVSRSVVDSRERAGLLDGRIVLRAGDPS; via the coding sequence ATGAGCAAATTCACCGCCCTTCAGCCTGTATGGCTGACCGTACAAAGCAAGCTCGCTCTGGCAAGACAGTACTGGCAAGCCTTGGGCCGTCGGGATCAATTGGCCTTGTCGGTATTGGGCGCTTTGCTGGTGTTGATGTTTCTGTGGTTGTTGCTGTTACGTCCTGCCATTCGTGATCTGGCCTTGGCAAAACAGGAGCTGCCCCGCCTGCAGTATGAGATGGCGCAGTTGCAAACCGTGCTGTCGCAAATTCAGGTTCTGGATAAAGAGCTGGTCGCGCCTGTGGATGCGCAAGGACAAGACAAAGCCTTACAGCGCAGCTTGCAGACCTTGGGTACCCAGTGTCAGACAGAGGCGTCGCCGGCCGAGCAACGTGTTCTGGTCTGTCAGGCTGTGGCCGCTCCTGCCTTGATGGATTGGCTGATGCACGCCCCCCGTGTGCTGGGCTTTGCCGTGCAGGAAGTCAGCGTGAGTCGCTCTGTGGTCGATAGCCGTGAACGTGCCGGCCTGCTGGATGGCCGCATTGTGCTGCGTGCAGGAGATCCTTCATGA
- a CDS encoding GspL/Epsl periplasmic domain-containing protein, whose translation MSKVLRIYLDSPPRLDQPVDFVLRDKRAKVVRRGRGEVQAFKGLARSLELVLPAGMATVTEARIPLVSASRRQAVACSAVEPMCLSPIEQVWVACSAPGPSGMSQLAWTERQPLLALGEQARQLGLPLSGVYAWSDGHEKDRQGQGQTLTVPACSLLMPEMAASGGNSVLRQSLWWTLAAVLSWTLVLQQQAQSLRSQMKQVQTQMEQAVRQALPHLPVIVAPLTQARQHRDGLLADKSPASAPFDRLLMASAVQWPALQGQVRALNFKDQQLLLTLASDLPAQPLPAESDLEWKQGESARQWEVGFSKAAHAASQQGAQQ comes from the coding sequence ATGAGCAAAGTGCTGCGTATTTATTTGGACTCTCCGCCCAGGCTGGATCAGCCGGTGGACTTTGTGCTGCGGGACAAGCGCGCCAAGGTAGTGCGCCGTGGGCGGGGAGAGGTGCAGGCGTTCAAGGGCCTGGCCCGCTCTTTGGAGCTGGTCTTGCCTGCGGGCATGGCGACGGTGACTGAAGCGCGTATTCCTTTGGTCAGTGCCTCGCGGCGGCAGGCCGTGGCATGCAGTGCGGTCGAGCCTATGTGCTTGAGCCCTATCGAACAGGTGTGGGTGGCGTGTTCGGCACCCGGGCCTTCCGGCATGAGTCAACTGGCCTGGACGGAGCGCCAGCCCTTGCTGGCCTTGGGAGAGCAGGCGCGCCAGTTGGGCCTGCCCTTGAGTGGAGTCTATGCCTGGTCCGATGGTCACGAGAAAGACAGACAAGGCCAAGGACAAACACTGACCGTACCCGCCTGCTCCTTGCTGATGCCGGAGATGGCCGCCAGTGGCGGAAACAGTGTGCTGCGACAAAGCCTGTGGTGGACTTTGGCCGCCGTCTTGAGCTGGACCTTGGTGTTGCAGCAGCAGGCGCAGTCGCTGCGATCTCAAATGAAACAGGTACAGACCCAGATGGAGCAGGCGGTTCGGCAAGCCTTGCCGCATTTGCCTGTCATCGTCGCACCTTTGACGCAGGCCAGGCAGCATCGCGATGGTTTACTGGCCGATAAAAGCCCGGCCTCAGCCCCTTTTGATCGTTTGTTGATGGCCAGCGCCGTGCAGTGGCCAGCTTTGCAAGGACAGGTGCGGGCATTGAATTTCAAAGACCAACAATTGCTCTTGACCCTGGCCAGTGATTTGCCCGCACAGCCTTTGCCGGCTGAATCGGATCTGGAGTGGAAACAGGGCGAGTCGGCCCGTCAGTGGGAAGTCGGTTTCAGCAAGGCAGCGCACGCAGCCAGCCAGCAGGGGGCGCAGCAATGA
- the gspK gene encoding type II secretion system minor pseudopilin GspK codes for MKRTSQQGMAVINALVVVMAVSIATMGIVQRQSGLATQLASERDYMQANWLLRGALDWAVLVLRLDSQRSAVTHKGGLWAQALSELKIETPDKTRAAYFSGYIQDEQGKFNLALLLRDGRVQARYVQALEQLLGSVQQEPSLALDLAQRLERAQAGQAPWPSHLQDFFPNAAQQAKQLEPYLSYLPQAKSLNVNTASAQVLAAVQPSVSLVEWRGLLEQRDRGQWFRDQADVQARLQRQEALEGQTLSVRSEWFLLSGELRLDHSRVATQALINRAADRSRIVWIR; via the coding sequence ATGAAACGGACATCCCAACAAGGCATGGCGGTGATCAATGCACTGGTGGTCGTGATGGCGGTGTCCATTGCCACTATGGGTATTGTGCAGCGTCAAAGTGGCTTGGCAACACAGTTGGCCAGTGAGCGAGATTATATGCAGGCCAACTGGTTGCTGCGCGGTGCGCTGGATTGGGCCGTGCTGGTCTTGCGTCTGGACTCGCAGCGTTCGGCTGTGACGCATAAAGGTGGGTTGTGGGCGCAGGCCCTGAGCGAGCTGAAGATAGAGACACCGGACAAGACCCGTGCAGCTTACTTCTCCGGCTATATCCAGGACGAGCAGGGCAAATTCAATCTGGCTTTATTGCTGCGTGATGGCCGTGTCCAAGCCCGCTATGTGCAGGCATTGGAACAGTTGTTGGGCAGCGTGCAGCAGGAGCCCTCGTTGGCTTTGGATCTGGCCCAGCGATTGGAGCGGGCACAGGCCGGGCAAGCGCCCTGGCCCTCTCATTTGCAGGACTTCTTTCCCAATGCGGCGCAACAGGCCAAGCAGTTGGAGCCGTATCTTAGCTATCTGCCGCAAGCCAAATCCTTGAATGTGAATACCGCCAGTGCCCAGGTGCTGGCGGCGGTGCAGCCTTCCGTCAGCCTGGTGGAGTGGCGTGGCCTGTTGGAGCAGCGCGACCGGGGCCAGTGGTTTCGGGATCAGGCCGATGTGCAAGCCCGCCTCCAACGTCAGGAGGCGCTGGAAGGGCAAACGCTGAGCGTGCGCAGTGAGTGGTTTTTATTAAGTGGTGAGTTGCGACTTGACCATAGCCGGGTGGCGACCCAGGCCCTGATCAACAGGGCCGCGGATCGCAGCCGGATTGTCTGGATTCGTTGA
- a CDS encoding prepilin-type N-terminal cleavage/methylation domain-containing protein — MTDAGQEGFTLVEMLVALTIMALISLMSWRGLDAVLHADEQLSRQARQTQALFNVLSQMGRDLELHLPPVPGPVDPTGAMAVLPASIRWQAKGEGPAILMIERRAETGAGTQQIQWRLQQGVLQRAITQAGTVYPLPELGSLHDVLEQVTAWNVRIWIPARGWQSWPWPEQAGAAATGIELTVQLEGQEHPYRKVVMLL; from the coding sequence ATGACAGACGCGGGCCAGGAAGGCTTTACTTTGGTGGAAATGCTGGTGGCCTTGACCATCATGGCCTTGATCAGCCTGATGTCCTGGCGCGGCCTGGACGCGGTCTTGCATGCGGATGAACAGCTTAGTCGACAGGCGCGCCAGACCCAGGCCTTGTTCAATGTCTTGTCCCAAATGGGCCGGGATCTGGAGTTGCACCTGCCTCCCGTGCCAGGCCCGGTGGACCCGACAGGGGCGATGGCGGTGCTGCCAGCCAGTATTCGCTGGCAAGCCAAGGGCGAGGGTCCGGCCATCTTGATGATTGAACGCCGTGCTGAAACGGGCGCAGGAACGCAGCAAATTCAATGGCGTTTGCAGCAAGGCGTGTTGCAACGGGCCATTACCCAAGCGGGAACGGTTTACCCCTTGCCGGAGTTGGGATCGTTGCACGATGTGCTGGAGCAGGTTACCGCCTGGAACGTGCGTATCTGGATTCCGGCGCGTGGCTGGCAAAGCTGGCCGTGGCCCGAGCAGGCCGGAGCAGCGGCGACTGGCATAGAGCTGACCGTGCAATTGGAGGGGCAGGAGCATCCGTATCGCAAAGTGGTGATGCTGCTATGA
- the gspI gene encoding type II secretion system minor pseudopilin GspI, which translates to MSLIEVLIALAIVSVALTAGLRALGLSASGSQAMHERSLALLAADGVVAEMRLRRLFPDPGETVVPCRQGALNLQCKQTVQATANRFFRQVTVQAFLPKGPVLAELHATLASLP; encoded by the coding sequence ATGAGTTTGATTGAAGTGTTGATTGCGCTGGCCATCGTGTCGGTGGCCCTGACCGCTGGATTGCGCGCACTGGGCCTGAGCGCCTCTGGTAGCCAGGCCATGCATGAACGCAGCCTGGCTCTGTTGGCAGCCGATGGCGTGGTGGCCGAGATGCGGCTGCGCCGCCTGTTTCCCGATCCGGGTGAAACCGTCGTGCCTTGTCGTCAGGGGGCTTTGAACTTGCAGTGCAAGCAAACCGTGCAAGCCACGGCCAATCGTTTCTTTCGTCAGGTAACGGTCCAGGCTTTTCTGCCCAAGGGCCCTGTGCTGGCCGAGCTGCACGCGACCTTGGCGTCCTTGCCATGA